A window of the Chlamydia sp. genome harbors these coding sequences:
- a CDS encoding CADD family putative folate metabolism protein, with protein MHFLDQLDLIIQNKHMLEHPFYTKWSKGELTKEQLQAYAKDYYLHIKAFPKYLSAIHSRCDDLKARKLLLDNLMDEESGYPNHIDLWKQFVFALGVSPEELEMHQPGEAAKAKVATFMRWCTGDSLAAGVAALYSYESQIPCIAREKIRGLTEYFGFSNPEDYAYFTEHEEADVRHAKEEKALIAMLLKDDSDQVLEASKEVTQSLYGFLDSFLEPASCSCRKAIAS; from the coding sequence ATGCATTTTTTAGATCAGTTAGATTTGATTATTCAAAACAAACACATGTTAGAGCATCCTTTTTATACAAAATGGTCGAAAGGGGAGCTCACGAAAGAGCAGCTGCAGGCTTATGCAAAAGATTACTACCTGCACATCAAAGCTTTTCCTAAATATTTGTCAGCAATTCATAGTCGCTGTGATGATTTAAAGGCTCGTAAATTGTTGTTAGATAACCTTATGGACGAAGAGAGTGGGTATCCTAACCATATTGATTTGTGGAAACAGTTTGTTTTTGCTCTTGGAGTTTCTCCTGAAGAATTAGAGATGCATCAGCCTGGTGAAGCAGCAAAGGCTAAAGTAGCAACATTTATGCGCTGGTGTACAGGGGATTCTTTAGCAGCAGGAGTGGCGGCTTTATATTCTTACGAGAGTCAAATTCCTTGTATTGCGAGAGAGAAGATTCGCGGATTGACAGAGTATTTTGGGTTCTCCAATCCCGAAGATTATGCGTATTTCACAGAGCATGAAGAAGCAGATGTTCGCCATGCTAAAGAAGAAAAGGCTTTGATTGCTATGTTACTCAAGGATGACAGTGACCAAGTACTAGAAGCCTCAAAGGAAGTGACTCAGTCTTTGTATGGATTTTTAGATTCTTTTTTAGAGCCTGCATCTTGTAGTTGTCGTAAAGCAATTGCTTCTTAA
- the rpoN gene encoding RNA polymerase factor sigma-54, translating to MLHQYQTASVALCPTLHLQQGLDMLQMPVAELAAFVSQQIILNPCFDLDALDSYPESFSFSPIDDQYPFIETLSSHLLRQIEAHFSSSQQQAIAQYIVGNLSPEGFFLENPSLAAANLGISTQTFLEVWQQIKQFHPQGIAFPSLQAYWESLLQTSSHKEALTIIRNHFALLTRCDFSTIAKKMRLSVSEVLVFLKRALASIPWCPATGFSQALRTPLPALPDAYLSFSEDSLWTISINQEILPSIKLNNEVFHLYDTLPHNDKEHVSQQIRSAKHLIRNIKKREETLLSILRVLIPYQEEFLLEYRASPKAFSVKQIAHELSLHEATVCRAIDNKILATPIGCISMRSLFPRAVGSCPDQSKATVLQWIRHWISTEQSPLSDEVISQKMLAKGISCARRTVAKYRSQLNIPPAHQRKYLNAPLTKRCKTALHSECLT from the coding sequence ATGTTGCATCAGTATCAAACGGCATCTGTAGCTCTTTGCCCCACGTTACATCTCCAACAAGGCTTAGACATGCTGCAGATGCCGGTTGCTGAATTAGCAGCCTTTGTCTCTCAGCAAATTATTCTCAATCCTTGTTTCGATCTTGATGCGTTAGATTCGTATCCAGAATCGTTTTCTTTTTCACCTATTGATGATCAATACCCTTTTATTGAAACACTGTCCTCTCATCTTCTTCGTCAGATAGAGGCTCATTTTTCTTCCTCTCAACAACAAGCTATCGCTCAGTACATCGTAGGAAATCTTTCTCCCGAAGGGTTTTTTCTTGAAAATCCTAGTCTAGCAGCTGCTAACTTAGGAATCTCTACACAGACTTTCCTAGAAGTATGGCAGCAAATTAAACAGTTTCATCCCCAAGGGATAGCTTTCCCCTCTCTCCAAGCTTATTGGGAATCCTTACTTCAAACTTCCTCACATAAAGAAGCATTAACTATAATTCGAAATCACTTCGCTTTACTGACTCGTTGTGATTTCTCAACAATTGCAAAAAAAATGCGTCTGTCAGTGTCTGAAGTTCTTGTATTTCTCAAACGAGCTCTCGCCTCTATTCCCTGGTGCCCTGCGACAGGCTTTTCCCAAGCTCTCCGAACACCCTTACCAGCCCTTCCCGATGCCTATCTGTCTTTTTCAGAAGATTCTCTTTGGACAATTTCGATTAATCAGGAAATCCTTCCCTCTATTAAACTCAACAATGAAGTATTTCATCTTTACGATACACTACCTCATAATGATAAAGAGCATGTATCACAGCAAATCCGTTCTGCGAAACATTTGATCCGCAATATCAAGAAACGAGAAGAAACTCTTTTATCTATTCTTCGTGTGTTAATTCCGTATCAAGAAGAGTTTCTTCTTGAATACCGCGCTTCTCCAAAGGCTTTTTCTGTGAAACAAATAGCTCATGAGCTCTCTCTTCATGAAGCAACAGTTTGTCGTGCTATCGATAATAAAATACTCGCAACGCCTATCGGATGCATTTCTATGCGCTCGTTGTTTCCTCGTGCTGTAGGATCTTGTCCTGATCAATCTAAAGCTACTGTTTTACAATGGATACGTCATTGGATTTCTACAGAACAAAGCCCTTTATCTGATGAAGTTATTAGTCAAAAAATGCTTGCAAAAGGGATTTCCTGTGCGCGTCGTACCGTAGCTAAATATCGCTCACAATTAAACATACCTCCAGCGCATCAGCGTAAATACCTGAATGCCCCTCTGACTAAGAGATGTAAAACGGCTTTACATAGCGAATGTTTAACTTAA
- a CDS encoding UvrD-helicase domain-containing protein, whose translation MLTSELNAAQATAVTAPLQPVLVLAGAGAGKTRVVSHRILYLIEEVGLAPKQILAITFTNKAASELKERVQAQCNLRYKDLPMVSTFHSLGVYILRRSIHLLNRQQNFAIYDQSDSEKLIKQCLRKLNLDKKLCNAMQFTISQAKNRLQNPEDLDSREYPDPTRAVYTEYQEQLRAANALDFDDLLFLTEKLLRMPEIQQEYADLWKALLIDEYQDTNHAQYLIAKRLAASHNNIFVVGDPDQSIYSWRGANISNILNFEQDYSQSLVVRLEENYRSCGTILEAANALIQNNSARLDKTLRSVKGPGDKIFCFTGKNDRDEAEQVLEEISNLHSYKDIPLSHICILYRTNFQSQSFEAALLKRGYPYEIIGGISFYKRKEIQDILAFLRLFSNNHDMAAFERTITLKKCGIGATTLASLMHYATTVDLPILQACWDVLEKKPIRLTKKQQQGLFSYLTHFHQMEQLYGNCDLHEFINETIRITDYLSILKEDPETYEDRKNNLEQLLAETQIWGKSSENLPNFLEDLALKSSADETASSSDCLKLMTIHNSKGLEFPVVFLVGLEEDLLPHANSRGLHENIEEERRLCYVGITRAQEYLYLSRAKTRFLWGGERIMKPSRFISELPRSLLKFV comes from the coding sequence ATGCTTACATCCGAATTAAATGCAGCTCAAGCTACCGCCGTTACAGCGCCATTACAACCAGTTCTCGTTTTAGCAGGAGCAGGAGCTGGGAAAACTCGAGTAGTTTCCCATCGCATCCTATACTTGATCGAAGAAGTAGGATTAGCTCCTAAACAAATTTTAGCCATCACCTTCACGAACAAAGCGGCAAGCGAATTAAAAGAACGAGTCCAAGCCCAATGTAATCTAAGATATAAAGATTTACCTATGGTAAGTACGTTCCATAGTCTTGGGGTTTATATTCTTCGACGATCTATCCACCTACTAAACAGGCAGCAAAATTTTGCAATTTATGACCAAAGTGATTCAGAAAAACTAATTAAACAATGCTTGCGTAAACTGAATCTTGATAAAAAACTTTGCAATGCTATGCAATTTACTATCTCTCAAGCAAAGAATCGTTTACAAAATCCAGAGGATCTCGATTCCAGAGAGTATCCTGATCCAACTCGCGCTGTTTATACTGAGTATCAGGAACAATTACGTGCTGCCAATGCCTTGGATTTCGATGATCTTCTGTTCTTAACAGAAAAACTCCTTCGTATGCCGGAAATCCAACAAGAGTATGCGGACCTCTGGAAAGCTTTATTGATCGACGAGTATCAAGATACTAACCATGCGCAATACCTCATTGCGAAACGTCTAGCTGCTTCACATAACAATATTTTTGTTGTTGGAGATCCTGATCAGTCTATATATTCTTGGCGGGGAGCCAATATCTCCAATATCCTCAACTTTGAACAAGATTACTCTCAATCTTTAGTTGTTCGTTTAGAAGAAAATTACCGTTCTTGTGGAACCATTCTTGAAGCAGCAAATGCTTTAATTCAGAATAATTCCGCACGTCTTGATAAAACATTGCGCAGCGTGAAAGGTCCTGGAGATAAAATTTTCTGTTTCACAGGGAAAAACGATCGTGATGAGGCAGAACAAGTTCTGGAAGAAATTTCTAATTTACACTCATATAAAGATATTCCACTTTCACATATTTGCATCTTGTATCGAACTAACTTTCAATCTCAATCGTTTGAAGCCGCTCTTCTAAAACGAGGCTATCCTTATGAAATTATAGGTGGAATCTCTTTCTATAAACGTAAAGAAATTCAAGACATTCTTGCCTTCCTACGTTTGTTCTCTAATAACCACGATATGGCCGCTTTCGAGCGTACGATTACACTCAAAAAATGTGGTATTGGAGCTACTACACTTGCATCGCTTATGCATTATGCAACAACTGTAGATCTTCCCATATTGCAAGCTTGTTGGGATGTTTTAGAGAAGAAACCCATTCGTTTGACTAAAAAACAACAGCAAGGACTATTCTCATATCTTACACATTTTCATCAGATGGAGCAGTTATATGGGAACTGCGATCTTCATGAATTCATTAACGAAACGATTCGCATTACAGATTATCTTTCTATTCTCAAAGAAGATCCTGAAACTTACGAAGATAGAAAAAACAACTTGGAGCAATTGTTAGCAGAAACCCAAATATGGGGCAAAAGTAGTGAGAACTTGCCTAATTTTTTAGAAGACTTGGCACTAAAAAGTTCTGCAGACGAAACTGCAAGTTCTAGTGATTGCCTAAAACTCATGACTATTCACAACAGCAAAGGATTAGAATTCCCAGTTGTTTTCCTTGTTGGCCTCGAAGAAGATCTTCTTCCCCATGCAAACTCCAGAGGCTTACATGAAAATATTGAAGAAGAACGAAGATTATGTTACGTGGGAATTACTCGAGCACAAGAATATCTTTACCTGTCTCGAGCAAAAACACGATTCCTTTGGGGAGGAGAACGCATAATGAAACCCAGTAGATTTATTAGCGAGCTTCCTCGATCTCTTTTGAAATTTGTTTAA
- the ung gene encoding uracil-DNA glycosylase yields the protein MHEAFTIEQLPQSWQEQLKDEWSQPYWSQLLNFLKNEYARTIVYPKKELVFSALKSTPFDQVKVVILGQDPYHGEGQAHGLSFSVPKGQALPPSLRNIFQELQTDLGIRNESGCLQTWADQGVLLLNTVLTVRSGEAFSHAGRGWELFTDAIVTKLIQNRTHVIFVLWGSAARKKCDLLFQTQHQHAVLACAHPSPLAAHRGFFGCCHFSKINYLLKKQGKPMINWKIG from the coding sequence ATGCATGAGGCCTTTACTATAGAGCAACTCCCCCAGTCTTGGCAAGAACAGCTTAAAGATGAGTGGTCTCAACCATACTGGTCTCAGTTACTTAACTTTTTAAAAAATGAGTATGCAAGGACAATTGTCTATCCGAAAAAAGAGCTTGTTTTTTCTGCCTTAAAGAGCACACCTTTTGATCAAGTTAAGGTAGTTATTCTTGGGCAAGATCCTTATCACGGAGAGGGACAGGCACATGGATTAAGTTTTAGTGTCCCTAAGGGACAGGCATTACCTCCTTCCTTACGGAATATCTTTCAAGAATTGCAAACAGATCTAGGTATTCGGAATGAATCAGGATGTTTACAGACTTGGGCAGATCAAGGTGTGCTCCTTTTGAACACAGTGCTAACTGTTCGCTCTGGAGAAGCGTTTTCTCATGCTGGACGAGGATGGGAGCTTTTTACTGACGCAATTGTAACTAAATTGATTCAAAATCGGACACATGTGATCTTTGTTTTGTGGGGGAGTGCTGCGCGAAAAAAATGCGATCTTCTCTTTCAGACTCAGCATCAACACGCTGTTCTTGCCTGTGCACATCCTTCTCCATTGGCAGCGCATAGAGGATTCTTTGGGTGTTGTCACTTTTCAAAAATTAACTATCTGCTTAAAAAGCAAGGAAAGCCGATGATTAATTGGAAGATAGGATGA
- a CDS encoding non-canonical purine NTP pyrophosphatase has product MKILIASSHGYKVRETKTFLKKLGEFDIFSLADYPSYQPPKETGATPEENAIQKGLFAAQTFRCWTIADDSMLIIPALGGLPGRLSSSFAGENASEKDNRKKLLEKMLPLEHAIDRSAYFECCVVLISPFGKIYKAQASCEGMIVFEERGSSGFGYDPLFLKHDYKQTYAELSEEIKNQVSHRAKALVKLQPYVEDAFAKYLLTGNESL; this is encoded by the coding sequence ATGAAAATTCTTATCGCTAGTTCCCATGGATATAAGGTACGAGAAACTAAGACTTTTCTTAAGAAGCTTGGAGAATTTGATATTTTTTCTCTAGCGGACTACCCGTCTTACCAACCTCCCAAAGAAACTGGGGCAACTCCGGAAGAAAATGCAATCCAAAAAGGCCTCTTTGCTGCACAGACATTTCGATGTTGGACAATCGCTGATGATTCTATGCTAATCATTCCAGCTTTAGGAGGACTTCCAGGAAGATTGTCCTCTTCTTTTGCGGGAGAAAATGCTAGCGAGAAGGACAATCGCAAGAAACTTCTAGAGAAAATGCTCCCGCTAGAACATGCTATCGATCGCTCTGCCTACTTTGAATGTTGTGTGGTTCTGATCTCTCCCTTTGGGAAAATCTATAAGGCGCAAGCCTCTTGTGAAGGAATGATTGTTTTTGAAGAAAGAGGGTCTTCCGGATTTGGCTATGATCCCTTATTTCTCAAACATGATTACAAACAAACGTACGCAGAACTATCAGAAGAAATAAAAAATCAAGTTTCTCATAGAGCAAAAGCTTTAGTAAAACTACAACCTTATGTAGAGGATGCTTTTGCTAAATACTTACTCACCGGGAACGAGAGTCTCTAA
- a CDS encoding exo-beta-N-acetylmuramidase NamZ domain-containing protein → MRIIWKLVLIAGFFPCLGSALVQVGLERIFQEEQYLDKIRGKRIVLISHSAAVNQQGEHSLSVFDKHKNLCSLSALCTLEHGYFGASIAETPGYDPALANIPVVSLFSSKEIPPELVEGCDVFVYDVQDIGVRSYSFISVLLQVVRAAESSKKELIVLDRPNPMGGDMVDGPLPDKEVLPAIPYCYGMTPGELALLYRAWYAPEASVTVVPMLGWKRSMTFSDTGLTWIPTSPQVPDPQSAYFYATTGFMGALSITSIGIGYTLPFKVFGAPWMDGCKIAAELNKARLPGVKFLPFMYEPFFGKFKMEICSGVLLVLQDPKMFLPMETQSVILGVLKTFYPKECEQAFLLLDRIIPRRKAVQSLLGNAEFLNICLEKKYITWPLRTLCVEGRKHFKEARKPFLLPDYTG, encoded by the coding sequence ATGAGGATAATCTGGAAGCTTGTATTGATAGCAGGTTTTTTTCCTTGTTTAGGTAGTGCTTTGGTTCAGGTAGGGTTAGAACGCATTTTTCAGGAAGAGCAATATCTCGACAAAATACGTGGCAAACGGATTGTATTGATTTCTCATAGTGCAGCAGTTAACCAGCAAGGAGAGCATTCCTTGAGTGTGTTTGATAAACACAAAAATCTTTGCTCGTTGAGTGCTTTGTGTACGTTGGAACATGGCTATTTTGGTGCATCGATTGCTGAGACACCAGGTTATGATCCTGCATTGGCAAATATTCCTGTGGTTTCTCTTTTTTCATCTAAAGAGATTCCTCCTGAGTTAGTGGAAGGATGCGATGTCTTCGTATATGATGTGCAAGATATTGGTGTCCGCTCTTATTCATTTATATCCGTTTTATTACAGGTAGTGAGGGCTGCGGAAAGTAGTAAAAAAGAATTAATTGTTCTGGATCGGCCCAATCCTATGGGAGGAGATATGGTGGATGGTCCTTTACCAGATAAAGAAGTCTTACCTGCCATTCCTTATTGTTATGGGATGACGCCAGGAGAGCTAGCTTTGCTGTATCGAGCATGGTATGCACCTGAAGCTAGCGTGACAGTCGTTCCTATGCTAGGATGGAAACGTTCCATGACTTTTTCCGATACAGGGTTAACATGGATACCTACAAGTCCTCAGGTTCCAGATCCCCAATCTGCTTATTTCTATGCTACCACAGGGTTTATGGGAGCCTTATCAATCACAAGTATAGGTATTGGGTATACGCTGCCTTTTAAGGTTTTTGGAGCTCCTTGGATGGATGGATGTAAGATAGCCGCAGAACTCAATAAGGCGCGTCTTCCTGGGGTAAAATTCCTCCCATTCATGTATGAGCCGTTTTTTGGTAAATTTAAAATGGAGATTTGTTCCGGCGTATTGTTGGTGCTTCAAGATCCCAAAATGTTCCTTCCAATGGAAACACAAAGTGTGATTCTGGGGGTTTTGAAAACATTTTATCCTAAAGAATGTGAGCAAGCGTTTCTATTGCTAGATAGAATTATTCCTCGTCGTAAAGCTGTTCAAAGCCTTTTAGGAAATGCAGAATTTTTGAATATCTGTTTAGAGAAAAAATATATTACTTGGCCATTACGGACTTTATGTGTGGAAGGAAGAAAACATTTTAAAGAGGCACGAAAACCTTTTCTTCTCCCTGATTATACTGGATAA